In Xenorhabdus poinarii G6, the following are encoded in one genomic region:
- the astD gene encoding succinylglutamate-semialdehyde dehydrogenase, with product MNHQANYIGGEWTAGQGLTVTKYAPVDQQVLWQANSASASQVDEACQSARQAFPAWSGLAVEKRIAIIQTFAERLKQEQENIARVISEETSKPLWETRTEVQAMMGKIAISIEAWEQRTGYAEMAMPDGKAILQHRPHGVLAIFGPYNFPGHLPNGHIVPALIAGNTLVFKPSELTPKTAEKTVELWIDAGLPSGVLNLVQGGKETGAALLDNRDIDGVLFTGSAATGFHFHRVLAGQPEKMLALEMGGNNALIVDDYDDIEAAVYTIIQSAFISAGQRCTCARRLLVKHGEKGDAIIQRLLAVAGQIIPARWDAEPQPFIGGVISLAAAENLLAAQSNLLALGGMALLTLTQPDPQSTLMTPGIIDMTQVSNIPDEEYFGPLLTIRRYATFDDAIAMANDTRFGLACGLISPDSALFQQLLQQARAGIVNWNKPLTGASSKAPFGGIGASGNHRPSAYYAADYCAWPMASLTADNLSLPETLTPGLNFFRS from the coding sequence ATGAATCATCAAGCAAATTATATTGGCGGTGAATGGACGGCAGGGCAAGGATTGACTGTCACCAAATATGCCCCTGTTGATCAACAGGTGCTATGGCAGGCAAATAGTGCATCAGCCAGTCAGGTGGACGAAGCTTGTCAGTCGGCTCGTCAGGCATTTCCAGCGTGGTCTGGACTGGCAGTTGAAAAACGTATTGCGATTATTCAAACCTTTGCTGAGCGATTAAAACAGGAACAAGAAAATATCGCGCGGGTGATCAGTGAAGAGACCAGTAAGCCGCTGTGGGAAACACGGACAGAAGTCCAGGCCATGATGGGTAAAATCGCCATTTCCATTGAAGCATGGGAACAGCGAACCGGGTATGCCGAAATGGCGATGCCTGATGGTAAGGCAATATTGCAGCACCGCCCTCATGGTGTCCTGGCTATTTTCGGCCCTTATAATTTTCCGGGGCATTTACCCAATGGGCACATTGTTCCTGCATTGATTGCTGGCAATACCTTGGTATTTAAGCCCAGTGAATTGACCCCGAAAACAGCCGAAAAAACCGTTGAGTTATGGATTGATGCCGGGTTGCCGTCAGGGGTTCTGAATCTGGTTCAAGGCGGTAAGGAGACGGGGGCTGCCCTGCTGGATAACCGTGACATTGATGGTGTGCTGTTTACCGGTAGTGCGGCAACCGGCTTTCATTTCCATCGTGTACTGGCCGGCCAGCCAGAAAAAATGCTGGCGTTGGAAATGGGGGGAAACAACGCCCTGATTGTGGATGATTATGATGATATTGAGGCGGCCGTTTATACCATTATCCAATCTGCTTTTATCTCCGCAGGACAGCGTTGTACCTGCGCTCGCCGATTGCTGGTGAAGCATGGGGAGAAGGGCGATGCGATCATTCAACGGTTGTTGGCTGTCGCCGGTCAGATTATCCCTGCCCGTTGGGATGCGGAACCACAGCCGTTTATCGGTGGTGTCATTTCTCTGGCGGCGGCGGAAAATTTGCTGGCAGCTCAGTCTAACTTACTGGCTCTAGGCGGCATGGCTTTACTCACGTTAACGCAACCCGATCCACAGTCCACGTTGATGACACCCGGCATCATTGATATGACCCAGGTCAGCAACATTCCTGATGAAGAATATTTTGGCCCTTTGCTGACGATAAGACGTTATGCCACGTTCGATGACGCGATTGCCATGGCGAATGACACCCGGTTTGGGCTGGCGTGTGGATTAATCTCGCCTGATAGCGCCCTATTCCAGCAATTATTGCAGCAAGCCAGGGCGGGGATTGTCAACTGGAATAAGCCATTGACGGGGGCATCCAGCAAAGCCCCATTTGGTGGAATTGGCGCTTCGGGCAATCATCGTCCCAGTGCTTATTATGCCGCAGATTATTGTGCCTGGCCGATGGCATCTCTGACAGCGGATAATCTGAGCCTGCCAGAAACATTGACGCCGGGGCTGAATTTCTTCCGATCTTAA
- the astB gene encoding N-succinylarginine dihydrolase, producing the protein MSGIEANFDGLVGMTHHYAGLSVGNKASMIHQGQESNPRKAALQGLMKMKALSEMGLVQGVLPPQPRPDLPVLRQIGFTGSDAQILKQAAQYSPLLLSKLSSASAMWTANAATVSPSADSADRRVHFTVANLNRKLHRSLESTTTSRTLKAVFPDQKYFVHHDPLPQHADWGDEGAANHNRFCGEYGEAGVQLFVYGRTALQEGVTPERYPARQTLEASQAIARLHQLDEARTVFAQQNPVAIDGGVFHNDVIAVSNRNVFFYHQQAFLNQPSVLHELREKMARLGHTLTAIEVPAEQVSMQDVVRSYLFNSQLLSQPDGKMMLVLPEECRQNPNVSTYLQALITHENSPINKLHFFDLRESMRNGGGPACLRLRVVLSEPELAAVNPATLMTPTLYQRLTAWVERHYRDSLYAADLADPQLLHEVYAALDELTQILRLGSIYEFQR; encoded by the coding sequence ATGTCGGGAATTGAAGCAAATTTTGATGGACTGGTGGGCATGACTCACCATTATGCCGGGCTGTCCGTGGGTAATAAGGCGTCTATGATTCATCAGGGGCAAGAATCCAATCCCCGTAAAGCCGCTCTCCAGGGATTGATGAAAATGAAGGCATTGTCAGAGATGGGATTGGTGCAGGGTGTACTTCCTCCTCAGCCGCGTCCTGATCTCCCGGTATTGCGCCAGATAGGATTTACGGGCAGTGACGCACAGATACTCAAGCAAGCAGCACAATATTCCCCACTCTTGCTGTCTAAACTCAGTTCAGCTTCTGCCATGTGGACGGCAAATGCGGCAACGGTTTCGCCATCAGCAGATAGCGCGGATCGGCGTGTTCATTTTACGGTGGCAAACTTAAACCGGAAGTTGCATCGCTCACTGGAAAGCACGACAACGTCACGCACTCTGAAAGCGGTTTTTCCTGATCAAAAGTATTTTGTTCACCATGATCCTTTACCACAACACGCAGATTGGGGGGATGAAGGCGCCGCAAACCATAACCGTTTTTGTGGTGAATATGGCGAGGCGGGTGTACAGCTATTTGTCTATGGGCGTACAGCCTTACAGGAAGGGGTTACACCTGAGCGCTATCCTGCCCGACAAACACTGGAGGCAAGTCAGGCTATTGCCCGCCTGCATCAGCTTGACGAGGCCAGAACCGTCTTTGCTCAACAAAATCCCGTTGCCATTGATGGCGGTGTTTTTCATAACGATGTTATCGCTGTCAGCAATCGCAATGTGTTTTTCTATCACCAGCAGGCTTTCTTAAATCAGCCGTCAGTCTTGCATGAGTTAAGGGAAAAAATGGCCCGGCTTGGACACACTCTGACGGCAATTGAAGTTCCGGCTGAACAGGTCAGTATGCAGGATGTGGTCAGATCTTACCTGTTTAACAGCCAGTTACTGAGCCAGCCGGACGGCAAAATGATGTTGGTGTTGCCGGAAGAATGCCGTCAAAATCCCAATGTCTCGACCTACTTACAAGCATTGATTACACACGAGAATTCCCCCATCAATAAGCTCCACTTTTTTGACTTGCGGGAAAGTATGCGTAACGGCGGTGGGCCGGCCTGCTTACGGCTTCGGGTTGTTTTGAGTGAGCCAGAGCTGGCGGCGGTAAACCCGGCTACCCTGATGACCCCCACACTGTACCAACGTCTGACAGCATGGGTAGAGCGCCATTATCGGGATTCTTTGTATGCGGCTGATTTGGCTGATCCACAATTATTACACGAAGTCTATGCGGCCCTGGATGAGCTGACGCAGATCCTCAGGCTGGGTTCGATATACGAATTTCAACGCTAA
- the astE gene encoding succinylglutamate desuccinylase has protein sequence MDLLTLLLENNLEHNVCFPPTIKASWLTEGVLQLLPEKSSLQQSSLLSSSQEQAADTLIISAGIHGNETAPVEILLQLLSQLAQGHLPLQHNLLVIFGNLPALREGRRYLDHDLNRLFGGRYQHFPAGNETHRAMELASVVRQFFNEPVVMASTKRRHLDLHTAIRGSCHEQFALLPYQQREYAADFLQWLEDSDIDALVFHNTAGGTFSHFTSEHFNTDSCTLEIGQALPFGQNELARFTNMTVALRDLIAGVFAIKRTKPTCERYRVVDAITKQHDSFRLNIPEETKNFTELPECFEIARQQNQSVKITSPANVILFPNARVAIGLRAGLLLAKFP, from the coding sequence ATGGATTTGTTGACTTTATTACTCGAAAACAACCTTGAACATAACGTCTGTTTTCCGCCAACAATCAAAGCATCATGGTTGACGGAAGGTGTGTTACAGCTATTACCCGAAAAATCATCACTACAACAATCATCACTACTATCGTCTTCGCAAGAGCAAGCCGCCGACACACTGATTATCTCAGCCGGAATTCATGGTAATGAAACGGCACCGGTGGAAATTCTTCTCCAGCTACTGTCACAGTTGGCGCAGGGACACTTGCCATTGCAGCATAATCTTTTAGTGATATTCGGCAATCTACCGGCTCTGCGTGAAGGGCGACGATATCTTGATCATGATCTCAACCGTTTGTTTGGCGGTCGTTATCAACATTTTCCTGCAGGAAATGAAACACATCGTGCGATGGAACTGGCGTCTGTTGTCCGACAGTTTTTTAATGAACCCGTGGTTATGGCATCAACCAAACGCAGACACCTTGATCTTCACACGGCCATTCGGGGTTCCTGCCATGAGCAATTTGCGCTGTTGCCATACCAGCAGCGTGAATATGCGGCTGATTTTTTACAATGGCTGGAAGATAGCGATATTGATGCGCTGGTATTTCATAACACCGCCGGCGGGACATTCAGTCATTTTACCAGCGAACATTTCAATACAGACAGTTGTACATTGGAAATCGGTCAGGCGCTGCCTTTTGGACAAAACGAACTTGCAAGATTCACGAATATGACCGTCGCCTTGCGGGATTTAATTGCTGGTGTGTTTGCTATCAAACGAACAAAACCCACATGTGAACGCTATCGTGTGGTTGATGCCATTACTAAACAACACGACAGTTTTCGGCTCAATATCCCGGAAGAGACAAAAAATTTCACTGAATTGCCGGAGTGCTTTGAAATCGCACGCCAGCAAAATCAATCCGTAAAAATCACGTCACCTGCAAACGTTATCTTGTTTCCTAATGCCCGGGTGGCTATTGGGCTACGAGCAGGTTTGTTGTTGGCGAAATTCCCGTAA
- a CDS encoding amino acid permease — translation MTKPLKTPVDCFTGAQKLHRGLSKRHIQLIAIGGAIGTGLFMGTGKTIAVSGTSIILTYILIGFFAFMVMRAMGELLLSKLDYRTFADFVADYLGDKASYFLGWTYWMSWIVSCIADVVVCGGYIQYWFPDSWLWLTALFILGLMGLSNFFSVRLFGETEFWFAMIKVVAIVALILVGIGMVLVGWTSPNGVTASVRHLTEPDVFLPNGVFGFLAGFQIAIFSFTGIELVGTVTAETKEPEKVLPKAINSIPIRVIIFYVLSIMCIIAVTSWPQISSEVSPFVTLFALAGLPAAAAVINFVALTSAMSSANSGLYACTRMLYGLSTEKLAHRKFAQLSIKSAVPIFSLIFSVICMASGVFLLFIIPDVMKLFTIVTTVAAIMVIYSWCMILLAYLAYRKKRPDLHKKSIYKMPMGITMTWCTLLFFAFTVVIMVFDYDTRVALYGTPVWFVILEVLWRMKKHREQRSVREERVN, via the coding sequence ATGACGAAACCATTAAAAACACCTGTGGATTGTTTCACAGGTGCGCAGAAACTCCATCGTGGATTAAGTAAACGTCATATCCAGTTGATTGCCATTGGGGGTGCGATTGGGACGGGATTGTTTATGGGTACGGGAAAAACCATTGCCGTATCAGGGACTTCAATTATTCTGACCTATATTCTGATTGGCTTTTTTGCCTTTATGGTCATGAGAGCAATGGGCGAACTGTTGCTCTCCAAATTGGACTATCGGACGTTTGCCGATTTTGTCGCGGATTATCTCGGGGACAAAGCCAGCTATTTTCTGGGATGGACGTATTGGATGAGCTGGATTGTCAGTTGCATTGCCGATGTTGTAGTTTGTGGCGGCTATATCCAGTATTGGTTTCCCGATAGTTGGCTTTGGTTAACGGCGCTGTTTATTTTAGGTCTGATGGGCTTAAGTAACTTTTTTTCCGTGCGGTTATTTGGCGAAACGGAATTCTGGTTTGCCATGATTAAAGTGGTCGCCATCGTCGCCTTGATTCTCGTCGGGATTGGCATGGTTCTTGTGGGATGGACGTCACCCAATGGCGTGACGGCTTCTGTTCGTCATTTGACCGAGCCGGATGTATTCCTGCCAAATGGGGTATTCGGGTTTTTGGCGGGGTTTCAGATTGCCATTTTCTCTTTTACCGGCATTGAGTTGGTTGGCACTGTGACGGCGGAAACGAAAGAGCCAGAAAAAGTATTGCCGAAAGCGATTAATAGCATTCCGATTAGAGTCATTATTTTTTACGTGCTGTCCATTATGTGTATTATCGCTGTGACCTCATGGCCTCAGATTTCGTCGGAAGTGAGTCCATTTGTGACGTTATTCGCCTTGGCGGGGTTGCCGGCGGCCGCCGCGGTGATAAATTTTGTTGCCCTGACCTCGGCGATGTCTTCAGCAAACAGTGGCTTATACGCCTGCACCCGGATGCTGTATGGCTTGTCGACGGAAAAGCTGGCACATCGTAAATTTGCGCAGTTGTCGATAAAAAGCGCAGTGCCAATTTTCAGTTTGATATTTTCGGTTATTTGCATGGCAAGTGGTGTATTTCTGCTGTTTATCATCCCTGATGTAATGAAATTATTTACGATTGTGACGACAGTGGCCGCCATTATGGTGATTTACAGTTGGTGTATGATATTGCTTGCTTATCTGGCCTACCGCAAGAAACGCCCTGATCTGCATAAAAAATCTATCTATAAAATGCCGATGGGGATAACCATGACCTGGTGCACATTACTATTTTTTGCCTTTACGGTCGTGATCATGGTATTTGATTATGATACCCGCGTTGCCCTCTATGGCACGCCAGTGTGGTTTGTGATCCTGGAAGTCTTATGGCGAATGAAAAAACATCGGGAGCAACGGTCAGTTCGGGAGGAAAGGGTAAACTGA
- a CDS encoding DUF6817 domain-containing protein: protein MNLLSQIALSYEIDKSKIYGRHHSAHLIQTAGLLRKHGCRKEVIAAGLIHSIYDSNSIYQNNGVPITDRKNIIDITNKEIEELAYYYSLAHVLEDYNHLVSTIFPKRLIGDLADILVCDIIEQIIWCVDEKKIFTYQDAYEHLHKLSPVISYCRESIKVDYYHYLQTSLS, encoded by the coding sequence ATGAATCTATTATCACAGATTGCGCTTTCTTATGAAATTGACAAAAGTAAAATTTATGGCAGGCACCATTCTGCTCATCTTATTCAAACCGCAGGATTATTAAGGAAACATGGATGCCGGAAAGAGGTCATCGCTGCCGGGCTTATTCACTCTATTTACGATAGTAATAGTATCTATCAAAATAATGGTGTACCGATTACGGATAGAAAAAACATCATTGATATCACAAACAAAGAGATTGAAGAATTAGCTTATTATTATTCATTGGCACACGTTCTTGAAGATTATAATCACCTCGTTTCTACTATTTTCCCTAAACGGTTAATCGGTGACCTCGCTGATATTCTTGTTTGCGATATTATTGAACAAATCATATGGTGTGTTGATGAAAAAAAAATCTTTACGTATCAGGACGCTTATGAACACCTCCATAAACTTTCTCCGGTAATATCCTATTGCAGAGAGAGCATTAAAGTAGATTATTACCACTATTTACAAACATCACTATCATAA
- a CDS encoding MFS transporter, protein MEFKLKNNIYPVIPLSRYPVKIDVRNKQSMTSDFLKVRYSEALYTLSSRILISIVTLYFLSHDNIGLSSYFLFSYFVSRSSFGIFLAHKFEKKEKKKTLMGLIALFISISLSAILISSINITVFSYILIAIGVGFTDSFFISVVNAFIPSIVDHKMMAASFRLTFLIQASNNLFGIALGIAGYQFIGIINMMWVITGASFIVVIILFSLKNKGCYIYSGKDPVSDNIKKTIKIFMRYRFEPYWALASLLINMSLTPFSSLIIPYFVVNVDGGKPIIIGAIEGCAAAGAIFSSCYFQKKAELMIGKARSVILSFSILGGCFLLLSFVHHVVIWCILAFLMGTVIIMNNVCIEASRAIAIPEKNRVKVQSMHNACIVIGNPLGLLITPFLITHYGYPIALMDYSLIVILVAIFIRFIPLFNELLAKNPEDVVNLYEIKYGDL, encoded by the coding sequence ATGGAATTTAAATTAAAAAATAATATTTATCCCGTTATCCCGTTATCCCGTTATCCCGTAAAAATTGATGTCAGGAATAAACAATCAATGACAAGTGATTTCTTGAAAGTCCGTTATTCTGAAGCCCTTTATACATTATCATCACGGATTCTTATTTCTATCGTTACATTATATTTTTTGAGTCACGATAACATAGGGTTGTCATCGTATTTCCTTTTTTCTTATTTTGTATCAAGAAGTTCATTTGGGATTTTCCTCGCGCATAAATTTGAAAAAAAAGAAAAAAAGAAAACACTGATGGGATTGATAGCATTGTTTATCAGTATATCATTGTCAGCGATATTGATATCCTCAATAAATATAACTGTTTTTTCCTACATTTTAATTGCTATTGGTGTAGGCTTTACTGATTCATTCTTCATCTCTGTTGTCAATGCTTTTATTCCATCAATTGTCGATCATAAAATGATGGCGGCGTCCTTCAGACTGACTTTTTTAATTCAGGCATCAAATAATTTATTTGGCATTGCGCTTGGAATAGCGGGATATCAATTCATCGGCATTATCAATATGATGTGGGTGATAACAGGAGCCTCTTTTATTGTGGTCATTATCCTTTTCTCCTTGAAAAATAAAGGATGCTATATTTACTCAGGTAAAGATCCCGTCAGTGATAATATCAAAAAAACAATAAAAATATTTATGAGATATCGTTTTGAACCCTATTGGGCATTGGCCTCTTTGCTTATCAATATGTCGCTGACGCCCTTTTCTTCTCTTATCATCCCCTATTTTGTTGTCAACGTGGACGGAGGTAAGCCTATCATCATTGGTGCCATAGAAGGATGTGCGGCGGCAGGCGCGATTTTTTCATCTTGCTATTTTCAGAAAAAAGCGGAACTCATGATTGGTAAAGCCCGGAGTGTCATACTTTCTTTCAGCATTCTAGGGGGGTGTTTCTTATTATTATCTTTTGTTCATCATGTTGTTATTTGGTGTATTTTGGCATTTTTAATGGGTACAGTCATCATCATGAATAATGTTTGTATCGAAGCTTCCCGTGCTATTGCCATTCCTGAGAAAAACCGTGTCAAAGTTCAGTCCATGCACAATGCCTGTATTGTTATTGGCAACCCGCTCGGTTTACTGATCACCCCATTTTTGATAACACACTATGGCTATCCCATTGCATTAATGGATTATTCATTAATCGTTATACTTGTTGCTATTTTTATACGGTTTATTCCTCTTTTTAATGAGCTATTAGCAAAAAACCCGGAAGACGTTGTTAATTTATATGAAATAAAATACGGTGATTTATGA
- a CDS encoding phosphopantetheine-binding protein produces MGRHDHFFGLGGNSLIAIQLLARLREQNREIPLAALFSHPTLCELALIVRNTV; encoded by the coding sequence GTGGGACGTCATGATCATTTCTTCGGGTTGGGGGGGAATTCACTGATAGCGATACAACTGCTGGCTCGTCTGCGTGAGCAAAATCGGGAAATTCCGTTGGCGGCATTATTCTCTCACCCAACCTTGTGTGAACTGGCGTTGATCGTAAGGAATACCGTGTAA
- the pta gene encoding phosphate acetyltransferase yields MSRTIMLIPTGTSVGLTSVSLGVIRSMEQKGVRLSVFKPIAQPRHTGSQDQTTSIIRSHSSIHAAEPLAMAHVELLLTTNKKDVLMEEIVARYHENTQDAEVVLIEGLVPTRKHPFAQSLNYEIAKTLNAEIVFVTALGTNSPEQLKERIELIRAEYGGIKNQNIIGVIVNKLNAPVDDQGRTRPDLSEIFDESSKATVAHIDPKTIFKNSPLPVLGCIPWSFDLIATRAIDMAKHLKADIINKGAIESRRIKSVTFCARSIPNMLEYFRPGSLLVTSADRPDVLITACLAAMNGIEVGAVLLTGGYSIDESIRELCERAFNTGLPVFTVKTNTWQTSLNLQSFSLEVPVDDHERIEKLQNYVAQHISSEWIDSLAATSVRPNRLSPPAFRYQLTELARQAGKRIVLPEGDEPRTVKAAAICAERGIAECILLGDPEEIRRVAAAQGVELGAGIEIVNPATVRERYVPRLVELRKNKGMTEVVAREQLEDNVVLGTLMLEQNEVDGLVSGAVHTTANTIRPPLQLIKTAPNSSLVSSVFFMLLPEQVLVYGDCAINPDPTAEQLSEIAIQSADSAKAFGIEPRVAMISYSTGNSGAGSDVEKVREATRLAQEKRPDLIIDGPLQYDAAIMADVAKSKAPNSPVAGQATVFIFPDLNTGNTTYKAVQRSADLVSIGPMLQGMRKPVNDLSRGALVDDIVYTVALTAIQATQQENA; encoded by the coding sequence GTGTCCCGTACAATTATGTTAATCCCGACTGGCACCAGCGTTGGCCTGACCAGTGTCAGTTTGGGTGTTATCCGCTCTATGGAGCAGAAAGGCGTTCGTTTAAGCGTTTTCAAACCTATCGCACAACCACGCCATACTGGTTCTCAGGATCAAACCACATCCATTATTCGTTCACACTCCAGCATCCATGCTGCCGAGCCGCTGGCTATGGCGCATGTGGAATTACTGCTGACCACCAACAAAAAAGATGTGTTGATGGAAGAGATCGTGGCACGTTACCACGAAAATACTCAGGATGCCGAAGTCGTTCTGATTGAAGGTCTGGTGCCGACTCGCAAACATCCGTTTGCTCAATCCCTGAACTATGAAATTGCGAAGACACTGAACGCAGAGATCGTGTTCGTCACTGCATTGGGGACTAACAGCCCAGAACAGTTAAAAGAGCGGATTGAACTGATCCGTGCTGAATACGGTGGCATTAAAAACCAGAATATCATCGGTGTTATTGTCAACAAACTGAATGCCCCCGTTGATGATCAAGGCCGCACCCGCCCGGATTTGTCTGAAATTTTTGACGAGTCCAGCAAAGCAACGGTTGCCCACATCGATCCGAAAACCATCTTCAAAAACAGTCCTCTGCCTGTTCTCGGCTGTATTCCATGGAGTTTCGATCTGATCGCAACCCGTGCGATTGATATGGCGAAACACCTGAAAGCCGACATCATCAATAAAGGGGCTATCGAAAGCCGTCGTATTAAGTCCGTCACGTTCTGTGCGCGAAGCATTCCTAACATGCTGGAATATTTCCGTCCAGGCTCGCTGTTGGTGACGTCCGCTGACCGTCCAGATGTCCTGATCACGGCTTGTCTGGCGGCCATGAATGGTATTGAAGTTGGTGCTGTCTTGCTGACCGGGGGTTACTCCATTGATGAGTCTATCCGTGAATTGTGTGAGCGTGCATTCAACACTGGCCTGCCGGTTTTCACCGTGAAAACCAATACCTGGCAGACCTCCCTGAACCTGCAAAGTTTCAGCCTGGAAGTGCCGGTCGATGACCACGAACGTATTGAAAAATTACAAAACTACGTTGCACAACACATCAGCAGCGAGTGGATCGATTCTTTGGCGGCAACCTCGGTGCGTCCAAATCGCTTGTCTCCACCGGCATTCCGCTACCAGCTCACTGAACTGGCTCGCCAGGCCGGTAAGCGTATCGTTCTGCCAGAAGGTGACGAACCCCGTACCGTTAAAGCCGCAGCGATCTGTGCTGAGCGTGGTATTGCAGAATGTATCCTGTTGGGTGATCCAGAAGAAATCCGCCGTGTGGCGGCCGCGCAGGGCGTTGAACTGGGCGCAGGCATTGAGATCGTGAATCCGGCCACAGTACGTGAACGTTATGTTCCACGTCTGGTTGAACTGCGTAAAAACAAAGGCATGACTGAAGTCGTTGCCCGCGAACAACTGGAAGATAACGTTGTGCTGGGCACACTGATGCTGGAGCAAAACGAAGTTGACGGTCTGGTTTCCGGTGCAGTTCACACCACTGCGAACACCATTCGTCCGCCATTGCAGTTAATTAAAACCGCACCGAACAGCTCGCTGGTTTCTTCTGTCTTCTTTATGTTACTGCCAGAGCAAGTGTTGGTTTACGGTGACTGCGCCATCAACCCCGATCCAACCGCAGAACAACTGTCTGAAATCGCCATTCAGTCAGCTGATTCTGCCAAAGCGTTTGGTATCGAGCCTCGCGTTGCGATGATCTCCTACTCCACCGGTAACTCTGGTGCCGGCAGCGATGTTGAGAAAGTGCGTGAAGCCACGCGTCTGGCACAGGAAAAACGCCCGGATCTGATCATCGACGGCCCATTGCAGTACGACGCCGCGATCATGGCTGATGTCGCAAAATCCAAAGCGCCGAATTCACCCGTGGCAGGCCAGGCGACCGTGTTCATCTTCCCTGATCTGAACACCGGTAACACCACTTATAAAGCGGTACAGCGCTCTGCGGATCTGGTTTCCATTGGGCCAATGCTGCAAGGGATGCGTAAACCCGTTAATGACCTGTCCCGTGGTGCTTTAGTTGACGATATCGTGTATACCGTTGCACTCACCGCAATTCAGGCAACGCAGCAAGAAAACGCCTAA